The following proteins are encoded in a genomic region of Vicugna pacos chromosome 16, VicPac4, whole genome shotgun sequence:
- the WSB1 gene encoding WD repeat and SOCS box-containing protein 1 has product MASFPPRVNEKEIVRSRTIGELLAPAAPFDKKCGRENWTVAFAPDGSYFAWSQGHRTVKLVPWSQCLKNFLLHGTKNITNSSSLRLSRQNSDGGQKNKPREHIIDCGDIVWSLAFGSSVPEKQSRCVNIEWHRFKFGQDQLLLATGLNNGRIKIWDVYTGKLLLNLVDHTELVRDLTFAPDGSLILVSASRDKTLRVWDLKDDGNMMKVLRGHQNWVYSCAFSPDSSMLCSVGASKAVFLWNMDKYTMIRKLEGHHHDVVACDFSPDGALLATASYDTRVYIWDPHTGDILMEFGHLFPPPTPIFAGGANDRWVRSVSFSHDGLHVASLADDKMVRFWRIDEDYPVQVAPLSNGLCCAFSTDGSVLAAGTHDGSVYFWATPRQVPSLQHLCRMSIRRVMPTREVQELPIPSKVLEFLSYRT; this is encoded by the exons tgAGATCACGTACTATAGGTGAACTTTTAGCTCCAGCAGCTCCTTTCGACAAGAAATGTGGTCGTGAAAATTGGACTGTTGCTTTTGCTCCAGATGGTTCGTACTTTGCTTGGTCACAAGGACATCGTACAGTAAAGCTTGTTCCGTGGTCCCAGTGCCTGAAGAACTT TCTCTTGCATGGCACCAAGAATATCACCAACTCAAGCAGTTTAAGATTGTCAAGACAAAACAGTGATGGTGGTCAGAAAAATAAGCCTCGTGAACATATTATAGACTGTGGTGATATAGTTTGGAGTCTTGCTTTTGGATCTTCCGTTCCAGAAAAACAAAGTCGCTGTGTAAATATAGAATGGCATCGATTCAAATTTGGACAAGATCAGCTACTCCTTGCCACCGGGTTAAACAATGGGCGTATCAAAATATGGGATGTATATACAG GAAAACTCCTCCTTAACTTGGTGGATCATACTGAACTGGTCAGAGATTTAACTTTTGCTCCAGATGGGAGCTTGATCCTGGTATCAGCTTCAAGAGACAAAACTCTGAGAGTGTGGGACCTGAAAGATGATG gaaacATGATGAAAGTATTGAGGGGCCATCAGAACTGGGTGTACAGCTGTGCGTTCTCTCCTGACTCTTCTATGCTGTGTTCAGTGGGAGCCAGTAAAGCA GTTTTTCTTTGGAATATGGATAAATATACCATGATTCGGAAACTAGAAGGACATCACCATGATGTTGTAGCTTGTGACTTTTCTCCTGATGGAGCATTACTGGCTACTGCATCTTATGATACTCGAGTATATATCTGGGATCCACACACTGGAGACATTCTGATGGAATTTGG GCACCTGTTTCCCCCGCCCACTCCAATATTTGCTGGAGGAGCAAATGACCGATGGGTACGATCTGTATCCTTTAGTCATGATGGACTGCATGTTGCAAGCCTTGCTGATGATAA aatGGTGAGGTTCTGGAGAATTGATGAGGATTATCCAGTGCAAGTTGCACCTTTGAGCAATGGTCTTTGCTGTGCCTTTTCTACTGATGGCAGTGTTTTAGCTGCTGG gACACATGATGGAAGTGTATATTTTTGGGCCACTCCAAGGCAAGTCCCTAGCCTTCAACATTTATGTCGCATGTCAATCCGGAGAGTGATGCCCACCCGAGAAGTCCAGGAGCTGCCGATTCCTTCCAAAGTTTTAGAGTTTCTCTCCTACCGCACTTAG